Proteins encoded in a region of the Triticum dicoccoides isolate Atlit2015 ecotype Zavitan chromosome 3A, WEW_v2.0, whole genome shotgun sequence genome:
- the LOC119269055 gene encoding CBL-interacting protein kinase 19-like, producing MAATKPPPRDPSPQAARLPSPSSSSSSSAAAAAAAKRGGTGSRGLLMGRYELGRVLGKGTFAKVYHARHLQTGESVAIKVLDREKAVRSGLVSHIKREIAVLRRVRHPNIVHLFEVMATKTKIYFVMELVRGGELFSRVSKGRLKEDIARRYFQHLISAVGFCHTRGVFHRDLKPENLLVDEAGNLKVSDFGLSAVAEPFQPEGLLHTFCGTPAYVAPEVLARRGYEGAKADIWSCGVILFVLMAGYLPFHDQNLMAMYRKVYKGEFRCPRWFSKDLTSLIMRFLDTNPSTRITLPEVMENRWFKKGFRPVKFYIEDDQLYNVIDAENDMLDLGLTDPLPQPLPPPPPSPSPQEVDGDDSGSESDASVVSCPATSSFEERHRLRGPLPRPASLNAFDIISFSRGFNLSGLFEEKGDEVRFISSEPMSDIITKLEEIANVKSFAVRKKDWRVSLEGTREGVKGPLTICAEIFELTPSLVVVEVKKKAGDKEEYDDFCNKELKPGMQHLVHQMVPVPNTPTISE from the coding sequence ATGGCGGCCACCAAGCCGCCGCCGCGTGACCCGTCGCCGCAGGCCGCGCGGCTGccgtccccttcctcctcctcctcctcctcggcggcggcggcggcggcggccaagcgAGGCGGCACAGGCTCCCGCGGGCTGCTCATGGGGCGGTACGAGCTGGGCCGCGTCCTGGGCAAGGGCACCTTCGCCAAGGTGTACCACGCGCGGCACCTGCAGACCGGCGAGAGCGTGGCCATCAAGGTGCTCGACCGGGAGAAGGCCGTGCGGAGCGGCCTCGTCTCGCACATCAAGCGCGAGATCGCCGTGCTCCGCCGCGTGCGCCACCCCAACATCGTGCACCTCTTCGAGGTCATGGCCACCAAGACCAAGATCTACTTCGTCATGGAGCTCGTCCGCGGCGGCGAGCTCTTCTCCCGCGTCTCCAAGGGCCGCCTCAAGGAGGACATTGCGCGCCGCTACTTCCAGCACCTCATCTCCGCCGTCGGATTCTGCCACACCCGCGGGGTCTTCCACCGGGACCTCAAGCCGGAGAACCTCCTCGTCGACGAGGCGGGCAACCTCAAGGTCTCCGACTTcggcctctccgccgtcgccgagccgtTCCAGCCAGAGGGTCTCCTCCACACCTTCTGCGGCACGCCGGCCTACGTCGCGCCCGAGGTCCTCGCCCGCCGTGGATACGAAGGCGCCAAGGCCGACATATGGTCCTGCGGCGTCATCCTCTTTGTTCTCATGGCCGGATACCTCCCTTTCCATGACCAGAACCTCATGGCCATGTACCGTAAGGTTTACAAGGGAGAATTCCGGTGTCCACGGTGGTTCTCCAAGGACCTTACTAGCCTGATCATGCGTTTCCTTGACACAAACCCAAGCACCAGGATCACCTTGCCGGAGGTCATGGAGAACCGGTGGTTCAAGAAAGGATTCCGGCCAGTCAAGTTCTATATTGAAGACGACCAGCTGTACAACGTCATAGATGCCGAGAATGATATGCTCGACTTGGGTCTCACTGACCCTCTTCCTCAACCATTGCCGCCTCCACCTCCATCTCCATCCCCACAAGAAGTTGATGGAGACGACTCAGGGTCAGAGTCCGACGCATCAGTCGTGTCCTGCCCTGCCACATCGTCATTTGAAGAGCGCCACAGGCTCCGCGGGCCGCTCCCGCGCCCCGCTAGCCTTAATGCGTTCGACATCATATCATTCTCAAGGGGATTCAACTTGTCGGGGCTGTTTGAGGAAAAAGGGGACGAGGTGAGATTCATCTCGAGTGAACCTATGTCGGACATTATAACCAAATTGGAGGAGATCGCAAATGTAAAGAGCTTCGCGGTGCGGAAGAAGGATTGGCGGGTGAGCCTGGAGGGCACAAGGGAAGGGGTCAAGGGTCCACTAACAATCTGCGCGGAGATTTTTGAACTCACACCCTCCCTTGTAGTAGTGGAGGTAAAAAAGAAGGCCGGGGATAAGGAAGAGTATGATGATTTCTGCAACAAGGAACTGAAGCCAGGAATGCAGCATCTTGTGCACCAGATGGTCCCAGTTCCAAATACACCTACCATTTCTGAGTAG